AACGTCCGCTGGGTGGCTTGGTGGACCGAGCACGCTCACCAATTGGGCCTAGAGGGCGTTCCCGATCGCTGGTGGTTGCAGTTTTATCGGCCGGCTCAAGATGGGGAACAACTGCGCGCTTGCTCCGTATGTGTTGCGGCTCCCGGTCTGGGGCGCTTCTGGCGTTGGTTAGTGCGGGGTTCGGGTGAGCAACCCTACGTGGAGCTTCGAGCGATGTGGCTCAAAAGCCAAGGAGGATGAGGCATATGGCGACCGACGGGCGCGCGCTGGGGCGGCTGCTTATCGCAGCGGCCGCTTTTTTAGGCGGTTTAGCTGTGGGCCTGCTTTTCGCTCCGCGATCCGGAGCCGAGACCCGGCGCATCCTGGGAGCAAAGGCCCGCGAGGCAGGCCAGTGGGCCGGAGAAAAGGTTGGACATCTGCGGCAGGAGGCCGTAGCCCGTATCCGAGAGGGGTTGGCTAGAGTCGAGGCGGAACTGGAGCATCTGCGGGAGCGCGTGCTGCCGGATTTGGGTGAGTCTGTGGAGCGGGCATCCGATAGCGATCTGCTCAGCGACCTGTCGCAGATGCCCAAATAAGGGCGCCTAACTCCACCCCCAGGGCGGCTCCCAGCCCCGCCGCCACATCATCCAGCAGCAGGCCCCATGCGCCGGGTAAGCGCTGCAGGCTTTGGATGGGGCCGGGTTTTAGTATGTCCAGGGCTCGGAAAAGCCCAAAGGCCAAAGCGTAAAAGGGCCATTCTGCTCGTGCCGGTAGCAGGGCGAGCCACTGGCCTATCCATTCGTCTACGACCACCCGCGGAGGGTCGGGCCCGTATCGCCGCTGCATGTGTTGGCTTGCCTGCAGCGCGAGCCCGAAGAGTCCGGCTATGCCGAGCAGCTGCCCCCAGAGCGGCAGCTGAGCAAGGCCGGAGACGGCATACAGCAGGGTCCAGGTCAGGCTAGCCAGGGTCCCGGGTCCATAAGGGAAAAGGCCTATACCGAAACCCGTCGACAGGAGCCGAGCCCAAACGGGTGGTGTAGGGTTCACCTCGCTGTGGCCTCTCGAAACCACGCCCAGCTATAGTCCAGAGCCGTCCAGAGGCTCAGGCCCACCAGCGCCGCAAGCCCCCAACTGGTTAGCTCATGCTGTAACCAGAAGCGCGCTGTCTCCCGCCATGCGGGGTGTTCGTAAAGGGCTAGCCAGGTGAGCACGTAGCCCAAAAAGAGCATCTGCAGGGCCGTTTTCCAGCGTGCCAGCTCCGAGGTGCGGATCGGTTGGCTGCGGTGTTCCCCCCACAGCCGCAGGGCCGTCATCCATAGGTCCCGTCCAACAAGCAGAGCGACTGCCCACCAGGGAAAGCGGCCCGGATACACGAAAGGCAGACACAGCAGGGCGCTGAGGGTGAGGATTTTGTCGGCCAGCGGATCCAAGAACTGACCTAGCCGAGAGCGGGCCCGGTAGGCGCGCGCGATCCGTCCGTCGATCCAATCCGTGAGCGCGGCCACCAGAAACACCAGAAGCGCCAGCAACCGCGACGCAAACCCCGGAAGCAACAGCAGGCAGACGAAGACCGGGCTCATTACCAGGCGCGACAGGGAGAGTATGTTGGGTACGTTGCGCACAGCGAAAAGGTGCAGGGGTTAAAAAAATACCCATCCGCGCATCTGGAGCGCAAAACGTCTCGAATGGCTGTCAGCTTGACAGAGCACAGGATTCTGTCCTGTCAAATCGCGGAAGATAACGGCTTGGCATCAAGCTTGTTGTGGCCCCAGGTTGCGCCGTATTAAAGAAGAGGGCAAAAAATGGTAAAGGGGCTTCCGGTACGCGATTGGGATCAGCTTCAGGAGCGCCTGCAGCGAACCCTGGAGGAATGGTTCCCGGCTTTTTGGGCATCTGCTCGGGGCACGCTCAGCCCCGCCTTGGATTTGGTGGAGCGCGAGGACGCGTACATAGTCCGGGTTGAGCTGCCCGGAGTGCGCAAGGAGGAGATCCGGGTCATGCTCAAGGACAACGTGCTTACCATCCAGGGTGAAAAGCGCCAGCAGAGCGAGCAAAAGGGGGAGACGCACCACCGCATTGAGCGTCTGTATGGGTCCTTTTCTCGTTCCCTAACGCTGCCGGAAGAGGTGGATGCATCAGCCGTTACGGCTAAGTTAGAGCATGGTGTGTTGGAAATCATGCTGCCGAAGTTACGGCCTGGTGTTGCACCCAAGGAGGTGCCGATTCAATAAGCGCTCGCTTCCAGCCTGCTCAGGTTTCAGTCCTGGGCGGCCTTGGGGGGTGTGCCGTCACGTGGGGAAGATAACGAAGCCCGGCCTTATGGAGTCCGGTTCGACTTTTTGAAAAAGCACAGAGGAGGATATATGGGCAAGATCGTGGGCATTGACCTGGGTACGACGAACTCCGTGATCGCCGTCATGGAGGGAAACGAGCCCGTGGTGATTCCGAATGCGGAGGGGTCCCGCACCACGCCCTCTGTGGTGGCTTTCACCAAAACGGGCGAGCGCCTGGTGGGCGCCCCTGCCAAGCGTCAGGCCATCACGAACCCGAAGAATACGATCTTCTCTATTAAGCGCTTCATGGGTCGCCGCTTTGACGAGGTGGCCGAAGAGATCAAAATGGTCCCCTATGAGGTCGTGCCGGGGCCCAACAACATGGCCGTGGTACGGATTGGGGACCGTACGTATACGCCGCAAGAGATCTCGGCCATGATTCTGCAGAAGCTTAAGCGGGACGCTGAGGAATACCTAGGCCAGCCCGTCACGGAAGCCGTGATCACGGTGCCGGCCTACTTTAACGACGCCCAGCGGCGCGCGACCAAGGAGGCTGGCGAAATCGCGGGCCTAGAGGTTAAGCGCATCATTAACGAGCCCACAGCCGCCGCTCTGGCCTATGGGCTGGACAAAAAGGGGCGCAACGAGAAGATCGCCGTCTACGATCTGGGTGGCGGTACCTATGACATCTCCATTTTGGAGATCGGCGAGGGCGTCTTTGAGGTCAAGGCCACTAACGGCGACACCCACTTGGGCGGAGACAACTTCGATCAGCGCCTGATCGACTATGTAGCCGACGAGTTCC
The Bacteroidota bacterium DNA segment above includes these coding regions:
- a CDS encoding Hsp20/alpha crystallin family protein; translated protein: MVKGLPVRDWDQLQERLQRTLEEWFPAFWASARGTLSPALDLVEREDAYIVRVELPGVRKEEIRVMLKDNVLTIQGEKRQQSEQKGETHHRIERLYGSFSRSLTLPEEVDASAVTAKLEHGVLEIMLPKLRPGVAPKEVPIQ
- a CDS encoding YtxH domain-containing protein; translated protein: MATDGRALGRLLIAAAAFLGGLAVGLLFAPRSGAETRRILGAKAREAGQWAGEKVGHLRQEAVARIREGLARVEAELEHLRERVLPDLGESVERASDSDLLSDLSQMPK
- a CDS encoding phosphatidylglycerophosphatase A encodes the protein MNPTPPVWARLLSTGFGIGLFPYGPGTLASLTWTLLYAVSGLAQLPLWGQLLGIAGLFGLALQASQHMQRRYGPDPPRVVVDEWIGQWLALLPARAEWPFYALAFGLFRALDILKPGPIQSLQRLPGAWGLLLDDVAAGLGAALGVELGALIWASATGR
- the pgsA gene encoding CDP-diacylglycerol--glycerol-3-phosphate 3-phosphatidyltransferase, which encodes MRNVPNILSLSRLVMSPVFVCLLLLPGFASRLLALLVFLVAALTDWIDGRIARAYRARSRLGQFLDPLADKILTLSALLCLPFVYPGRFPWWAVALLVGRDLWMTALRLWGEHRSQPIRTSELARWKTALQMLFLGYVLTWLALYEHPAWRETARFWLQHELTSWGLAALVGLSLWTALDYSWAWFREATAR